The genomic region TattgaggctgaagcagttcatcaGAGAAGAGACATCGCCAGTTATATTGTTGTTTTCCAGTTTTCTACAAGAGTAAATGATGATTCAGAACAAAGCTGCAGTTCAGAAATTAAACTTACAGACTAAAGAACTTTGATATAACTTACAGCAACATCAGGTTTTGCAGCATTCCAAGTTCTTGAGGAATCAGACCACCAAGATGATTATAGGATAAATCACTAGAAAAAACAGTCAAGTCATTCAAAATATAATGCAAGGAATATTCAATAAAAGGATTCACATGAATAAGGTCAAGTACTTACATCTCCATGACACTTCTCAAATTACCAAACTCCGCAGGGATGAATCCAACTAGATCATTCTTGCTCAAGTTACTAGAAAAATATGTTCAATGTCAGGACATGAAGCAGGAAATATACCAAGAAACCATAGCCAAAAAACTTACAGCCTCAATAGATGCTCTAGGTTGCCAATGGATGATGGAATTGGACCCGTCATCATGTTACAGGATAAGTCCCTGGTACATATATCTATGTTATATATAGGATTAGCACGAAATGGATACTATTAATGCATGTGAGATGATGAAGGCTTACAACGTGTCCAAATTGTTGATCCTTGATAGCTCAATAGGAATAGAGCCACTTATGAAATTTGATGAAAGATTTCTAAAGGAACAAAATAAAAGTTTGAATGTGAGTTACGAATCAATATGAGGAAAACAGCATATCAGTACAAAAAATGGAAATGTGTCAAAATCAGTTAGCACAGAATGAAACTCAAAATCTATTCAAACTTACAAATAGGTCATGCTTTCAAGTTTCCGCAGCGAACGAGGAATGGTTCCATTTAACTTGTTGCCATAAGCATTGCTGTTAAATAAAATTAGCATGTTATATAGATACTTGCGACATTGCTCATGACCTGCAAACTTTCAGAAATAATTTGTGCTTACAAGCTATTGAGATTCACACATGAACTTAGGTTGTCAGGAATTGGTCCTTCAAGGTGGTTATTCGCAAGGTTCCTGTGAAACAAGTAGAATCAGCTATGTTCATAGCAATGTAGTTTTCTGGAGAACAAGAAAACACTGGTTCATGTGACAAGTAATAAGAGGGTGCCGGAAAAGTACTTACAGGTCAAACAAGCCTGTTAGCCTTCCAAGCTCTGGTGGAATTGACCCAGTAAGTTGATTATCATTCAGTTCTCTGAATTTAGATAATTATGTCAAAATAGATTAATGGTCAACCTTAATATTGATATCCATAACAGTAGAAATACTAAAACATACAGGTAATGAAGTGTTGACATATTTCCTAGCTCTGGTGGTATCGATCCAGTTAACCTGTTGCCTTGCATGTACCTATGAAGTTTTAACATGTACAAAGACAAACTTAAAAATATGTTTACAAACTTTTTCTAGTGGTGACTTGTATCAGTTAAAACTAAAATCTTGAAAATCTATGAACCGGATTTAGGGTGATAAGAAATCTTACAGCTTCTCAGTGTATGTCAAGTTGCCTAGTATAGATGGTATAGGACCAGATAATTGGTTGTAACTCAGATCTCTGATAGAGTAAAAGTTTCATGAGTTAGCAATCATATTTCTTTCACTACCAGCAAGGCAGCAATGAGAATGCAATGTCTGATTTGTAGATTAGTCAATCATCTAGAATTCACTGTGAGACTTACAGGACAGCGAGAGCCTGCATAAGGCCAATTACTGAAGGAATTGGGCCAGTGAACTTGTTCCCTTGCAAGGATCTGATAAAGGATGCACGCATATTTGCAGGTAAGCTTGTATATATTAGGCATGTAATTACGTCATTTTCAGTGAAAAAAAGGGCAAACAGAACATACAGTGTAGCCACTTGTAGGAAACCAATGTTGAATGGGATTGGTCCAGTAAAGCGGTTGTAAGACAAATCCCTACCAATATAAAATGTTAGGAAAAATGATATATATGAAAAGTTAAATCAATTATTTCAGGAGTGGCAAAGAATGCATGTACGTACAAGACCTGAAAACTTGTACAGTTCCCAATGGTGTCTGGTATCGCCCCAGTCAAACTATTGTTCTTCACATCACTGATCAAATTAGTAGGAAGCTTAAAACCAGATTGAAAAAACACAACAAACTTCCAGCAAACTAGGCAAGCAGTGTACTTACAAGTACCAAAGGCCAGTAAGCTGGCACATATCAGGAGAGAggcttccttctaaatgatttcccCGCAAACCCCTAGTAATTATTATAGTTACTAATTTAGCCAGGCCCTTAAACGTAGTAGCAATGTATGCCAGCAGTCCAGCACTAGTAGAAACTTCTTGAACCTCAAGATGACTTACAAGTATTGAAGAACCTCGTTCCAATAGATAAGCCTCGGTATCTCCCCAGTCAGTTTGTTTTGTGCCAAGTCCCTGGAGTGCACATCACATTAGAAATTCTGGACCATGCTAGTTGATCCACCTTATAAGAATCATGCAACAATAGTAACTTACAGAATCTTCAAATTTGGGAGCTGTGACAATGTTGAGGGGATCGCACCAATCAGCTGGTTGTTCTTCAATATCCTAGAAATCACAAACAGCGCCACAAGATCTGTAAGAACTTCCAAAGCCAAAACGGCATGTATTTCTATGCACATTCCAGAGAGAAGAAGCCTCACAAGTTCTCCAGGTGCTTCAGCTTTGATATTGAAAATGGTATGTCGCCGTCCAAGTTGTTGAATGAAAAGTCcctaaaagaaagaaaaaaaggaaagtTTGAATAAAAGCACTATATTCAGTTAAACCCACAACCACAAGTAAACACGGGTTAATCGAAGTTGAACTTACAGCGTCCTAAGTGATGAACAATCGCCAATCTCATCAGGGATCTGCCCGGATAGGCCATTTGACTTGAGGTCGCTGAATGTGAATGCAAAAGAGGCCAGTTAAACACCGGTCAGGACTCAGAAAACAAAAATCCAACCAACAGCAGTCGTTTGGACAAATAAGAAACCATCCGTACATGGAGACGAGGCTCTTGAGGCTGCCGACGGCTGGAGAGATCTCACCCTCAAGGTTGAGGCCAGAGAGGTTGCTGCATTTGCATTGGCGCCATAACCCGGATCAGTGGCCACACGTCGCTGTCGTTGGGGAAAAAAAAGAGCAGAGTTTTAACGAGACGCCATTCTTACAGCGCGGCGACGGCGAACGTGACGTTGTCGCACAGGACGCCGCGCCAGGAGCAGTAGTCGTCGCCGGCCCAATCGTACAGTACGTTGCCGACGTTGCGGAAGGACTTCTTGATCTCCACCAGCGCCGCCCCTGGAAGGTGCAGAGCCAGCCGCGTTAGCACAAAGAACGGGTTACAGAGTGGTAGAAATCCGAGCAGACAGTTCTCGGCAAACGGAATCTCCGCAGAAAGGGAGTTGGGTAACGTGGTAGTTGGATTCTGGATTAGTGCTTGCAGGCAGGAAAGCGAGGGACGTCAAGATTTGGAAAGCACAGATACGACACGGTGGTGAAATATGAAGTTGCTTGGATTCATTCAGATATAGGAAACTGGATCAGGATGGCAAAACCAAAACACAGCTAAAACCACACAGGAATAGAACAAGGCTTAGCAGCAGAAACCAAGCTTCCAGCACTGAAAGGGCCAAATGAAGAAACAATGATGGATGCTCAAACGATTTAAGGATGCTCTGAGCATTTGCTCCAACAAGCAGCACAAGAAGGCACATATAAACAGAACCGAACATGAAGAGAGATAGTAAGCACATTTTGAAACATGGACAGGATAGTTAAAAGCTCGTACTAGGCAAGAAGATGAGATGAGAAGAGGCACAGCTCACAAGGATTAAGTTAAGACTCGGGTTACGGGCTTACAGCAATAAAAAAAGGGGGTGGAATAGAACACTAGCGAATCACCATGCCTCCAAAAAGCGCGTACTTGCAGCGCTAATAAAATACTAATCCTAACgaacccagccgccccccctgaATCTTTGCTCCCCAGTACGCAACAAGAGGACTCCCAGAGAAGAAAGAAAGCGAAACGGGTGAAGAGAGAACGGAACAGATCGGCAACCATcgtcggcgacggcggcggcggcggcggcggcggtgacgAGCACGAGGGCGGCGAGAGCACGGgcggccgtcgtcgtcatggccaCTGAGCTGCGCACAGGCATCGGGGGAGTGACATTACAGGAAGAGGACAGGCGGCGATGGAGCGCGAGACGTGCTGCAGCGAGCCTGCCTTAATGGGGGCTCTGGGTTGGTTTCGTGGGTTCTCGCGCTCGGCTTTGCGCACTTGCGCCGCGCTGGCTCAGTGACAGGCAGCGGGGTAGCTGCTGTATGGCTGGGCGATAGAGTGGCAGCGTAGGGGAGGGGGTAGGGGCTATGGAGGAGAGCAGCAGCTTCCTACTACTTCGTAGGCCTCTAGCTCTAGTTTGGAGTtttgagagggagagagaatggCTGTTTGTGTTTGAGAGGGGGCCGCTAGAGAGAGAATGTGTTTCCTGTGACGAGAGAGAGTGGGGGCGAAGGACACTGGGACGTCACATCGATGATCTACAGTGCTTTTTCTCCCGCTTTCTGGTTGGCCTGGAGCAGTAGAACTCGAGTCATAGATCGAGGAGCATGGCACGGCTGACATGCGGGGCCTCCAGAGTTTGGATTGGGTTAATGCTTAGCTAGCTGTGAGGGGAGGTGGACCACCACGCCTCTGTGTTTTAGAGGGCGTGTTTGGTTTAGCTTGGAGTTCGCAGATTGGTTGTTGCAGGGCATAGGATTGTTTGTTTATTTGGTTCGAGGGACAAAGAACGATGTGGGTAGGATAGGGACCCGTTTTGCATCCGTTATTAAGCCTCCGTATCGTCTCGTCGTCTCCCAGAAGCACATCCCGAttcgagagagagaaaaaaaatcgACGCCACCGGCCGCTATGTCGACTGCGCGAAGGCGGAGTGTCATCCGCTGCTCCCTTTCAGCATGGGGAGGAGGTTCCTCTGACGTACTGCAGGGGGCAGTAGGGTCACCGCACGCGGGGACCACGCGGCAGTGCCCTCTCCCCACGTCAGAGGATCTCGTTCCCCAGCATGGAGGACCCCGGCGGCGCTGCTAGCCTGCTGCCCAAGGGTGTGCGCGGAGGCTCCCAGCGGGCAGCGGCCCTGCTGGGCTATTGCTCAGGGGCGCGGGGGCTCCTGCGACGGTGCCAAGAAGCGCGGCCTCCATGGCAGCCTGGCTGCGGCCTCCCGGAGTTCCTGTAGCCGCAGACTCCCCCTATGACCTCGTTGTCGACACAAAGCGGAAGAAGGCAAGGAAGAAGATGCGGACCCAACCACCGCCGTTCGGAGGGGTACCTGCTAGCTCGCCGGCCGGGCGGCGGAGCCTGGTCCAGTAGGCTTAATTGTTTTACTTAGCCTTTCAGATGGACACAAGAACACAAGTGTTTAGAGTAGTTCAGGCTGCCAAAGAGTAATATCGTACCTCCACTATAAGTTATATTGCCTGAGAACTTAGTAGTGGGCGACCTAAGTGTGAATCGACCTCCTTTGCTACGGAGCAAGTGCACTTCCATTTATAATCTAAGGGAGGCACGTTATAAGGGAGTTCAAgacccgacatgtgggcctaagAGTATTTACAATATGGAATGGGAAACACCTAATAGAGCAAACAATGCTAGATCTTTCTGAGCGCGTATCCCTTCTTGGTCATCGCGCATGCTCCTGACATCCTATGTTCCTGTTTCATCTTAATCGGAGTACGTGTGCAGTCCTTATTGTAGGTTGCGGCGTAGTCTATGTGGGTGTTGTCGTTGTGTCACCTCTGCCCGTCTCTTCATGCCTCGTTAACGCACAAAGAACAGTGGAAATCATAATGAAATACGTCCAAATGGCGCATTGGGTTAATGCCCTTGCCTCGGTAACGTGCGGGTAACAGTAAAATCCGCACGTTGCAGGTCTCAATGAGGAATAGGGATGACAATGGATAATCTATCCACGGATAGTGTCTCTAGATATCCATATCCGCGACTTATATTCGATATCTGAACCCGTATCCGTTACCCGCTACGAATAAAAAACAGTATCCACATCTGTTACCCGCAGGTAATGGATATCCA from Zea mays cultivar B73 chromosome 6, Zm-B73-REFERENCE-NAM-5.0, whole genome shotgun sequence harbors:
- the LOC100193598 gene encoding LRR receptor-like serine/threonine-protein kinase ER1 precursor, whose product is MPVRSSVAMTTTAARALAALVLVTAAAAAAAVADDGAALVEIKKSFRNVGNVLYDWAGDDYCSWRGVLCDNVTFAVAALNLSGLNLEGEISPAVGSLKSLVSIDLKSNGLSGQIPDEIGDCSSLRTLDFSFNNLDGDIPFSISKLKHLENLILKNNQLIGAIPSTLSQLPNLKILDLAQNKLTGEIPRLIYWNEVLQYLGLRGNHLEGSLSPDMCQLTGLWYFDVKNNSLTGAIPDTIGNCTSFQVLDLSYNRFTGPIPFNIGFLQVATLSLQGNKFTGPIPSVIGLMQALAVLDLSYNQLSGPIPSILGNLTYTEKLYMQGNRLTGSIPPELGNMSTLHYLELNDNQLTGSIPPELGRLTGLFDLNLANNHLEGPIPDNLSSCVNLNSFNAYGNKLNGTIPRSLRKLESMTYLNLSSNFISGSIPIELSRINNLDTLDLSCNMMTGPIPSSIGNLEHLLRLNLSKNDLVGFIPAEFGNLRSVMEIDLSYNHLGGLIPQELGMLQNLMLLKLENNNITGDVSSLMNCFSLNILNVSYNNLAGAVPTDNNFTRFSHDSFLGNPGLCGYWLGSSCRSTGHRDKPPISKAAIIGVAVGGLVILLMILVAVCRPHHPPAFKDATVSKPVSNGPPKLVILHMNMALHVFDDIMRMTENLSEKYIIGYGASSTVYKCVLKNCKPVAIKKLYAHYPQSLKEFETELETVGSIKHRNLVSLQGYSLSPVGNLLFYDYMESGSLWDVLHEGSSKKNKLDWVTRLRIALGAAQGLAYLHHDCSPRIIHRDVKSKNILLDKDYEAHLTDFGIAKSLCVSKTHTSTYVMGTIGYIDPEYARTSRLNEKSDVYSYGIVLLELLTGKKPVDNECNLHHLILSKTASNEVMETVDPDVGDTCKDLGEVKKLFQLALLCTKRQPSDRPTMHEVVRVLDCLVNPEPPPQPQQQQQKAHAHHQLPPQPSPPAYVDEYVSLRGTGALSCANSSSTSDAELFLKFGEAISQNMV
- the LOC100193598 gene encoding LRR receptor-like serine/threonine-protein kinase ER1 isoform X1, translating into MPVRSSVAMTTTAARALAALVLVTAAAAAAAVADDGAALVEIKKSFRNVGNVLYDWAGDDYCSWRGVLCDNVTFAVAALNLSGLNLEGEISPAVGSLKSLVSIDLKSNGLSGQIPDEIGDCSSLRTLDFSFNNLDGDIPFSISKLKHLENLILKNNQLIGAIPSTLSQLPNLKILDLAQNKLTGEIPRLIYWNEVLQYLGLRGNHLEGSLSPDMCQLTGLWYFDVKNNSLTGAIPDTIGNCTSFQVLDLSYNRFTGPIPFNIGFLQVATLSLQGNKFTGPIPSVIGLMQALAVLDLSYNQLSGPIPSILGNLTYTEKLYMQGNRLTGSIPPELGNMSTLHYLELNDNQLTGSIPPELGRLTGLFDLNLANNHLEGPIPDNLSSCVNLNSFNAYGNKLNGTIPRSLRKLESMTYLNLSSNFISGSIPIELSRINNLDTLDLSCNMMTGPIPSSIGNLEHLLRLNLSKNDLVGFIPAEFGNLRSVMEIDLSYNHLGGLIPQELGMLQNLMLLKLENNNITGDVSSLMNCFSLNILNVSYNNLAGAVPTDNNFTRFSHDSFLGNPGLCGYWLGSSCRSTGHRDKPPISKAAIIGVAVGGLVILLMILVAVCRPHHPPAFKDATVSKPVSNGPPKLVILHMNMALHVFDDIMRMTENLSEKYIIGYGASSTVYKCVLKNCKPVAIKKLYAHYPQSLKEFETELETVGSIKHRNLVSLQGYSLSPVGNLLFYDYMESGSLWDVLHGSSKKNKLDWVTRLRIALGAAQGLAYLHHDCSPRIIHRDVKSKNILLDKDYEAHLTDFGIAKSLCVSKTHTSTYVMGTIGYIDPEYARTSRLNEKSDVYSYGIVLLELLTGKKPVDNECNLHHLILSKTASNEVMETVDPDVGDTCKDLGEVKKLFQLALLCTKRQPSDRPTMHEVVRVLDCLVNPEPPPQPQQQQQKAHAHHQLPPQPSPPAYVDEYVSLRGTGALSCANSSSTSDAELFLKFGEAISQNMV